A DNA window from Mya arenaria isolate MELC-2E11 chromosome 17, ASM2691426v1 contains the following coding sequences:
- the LOC128223648 gene encoding uncharacterized protein LOC128223648 — translation MPKPELLKRKTTEQKSTKTEQISKWILALPQVFACDISRNPLRVMVLEKDEKALEEITNKLKKMGLSDEEYFVQIVKVEPLSDKPSTSGAHLYAHGSNKSGTLGGFAKFKYNKTDTTYDVAITARHVVYPSQICVDGQVIGSIMEEKSAYDITMAEVHAKSKYDTRFRKENGEFCFADVYDSNNDGLKSKAVHFWGATTGLAKANISEIPIGRSFASVYIMIKIRNQEKTAFASPGDSGAMILMELYPRSSESMFALGILVGEILPWKEENAGKSTDACKGKLPFTKGTQTAVQLTAKPIDQRDQMLSDDQMHEKDTMPSKKTNIAEKPTHQEDPLHQDRTQLSYVTCAKSFMPSENPHSTEDTEMSDPVPVESPISSEDNTHSEDPKTNDCTKPVEVSIPINDDSIPLNPSSSSDTNKTYLIVCLKNGFEYLSKTHDGTLSLYKV, via the exons ATGCCAAAACCCGAATTATTAAAGAGGAAAACAACAGAACAGAAAAGTACAAAAACG GAGCAAATTTCGAAGTGGATCTTGGCGTTGCCGCAAGTTTTTGCATGTGATATTTCAAGGAATCCATTGAGAGTTATGGTACTTGAAAAAGACGAAAAAGCATTGGaagaaattacaaacaaattgaaaaagatGGGACTCTCAGATGAAGAATATTTTGTCCAGATTGTAAAAGTAGAGCCACTATCAGATAAACCTTCCACAAGCGGCGCCCATTTGTATGCTCATGGATCAAACAAAAGTGGAACACTCGGAGGTTTCGcaaagtttaaatataacaagACGGATACAACTTACGACGTTGCAATCACTGCTAGACATGTTGTTTACCCATCGCAGATATGCGTCGATGGGCAAGTAATTGGAAGTATAATGGAAGAGAAAAGCGCATATGACATAACAATGGCAGAAGTTCATGCGAAATCAAAATATGACACACGATTCCGAAAGGAAAATGGGGAGTTTTGCTTTGCGGACGTGTATGATTCAAACAACGATGGACTAAAATCGAAAGCAGTTCATTTCTGGGGTGCAACCACTGGTCTTGCCAAAGCAAATATATCAGAGATACCCATCGGGCGTTCGTTTGCAAGTGTCTATATCATGATAAAAATACGTAACCAAGAAAAGACTGCATTTGCAAGTCCAGGAGACAGTGGAGCGATGATACTTATGGAACTTTATCCGCGGAGCTCAGAAAGTATGTTTGCTTTAGGAATATTGGTTGGAGAAATTTTGCCCTGGAAAGAAGAAAATGCAGGAAAATCAACTGATGCATGCAAGGGAAAACTTCCGTTCACGAAAGGAACCCAAACGGCTGTTCAATTAACAGCAAAGCCTATTGATCAGAGAGATCAAATGTTATCTGATGATCAAATGCACGAAAAGGATACAATGCCatcaaaaaaaacaaatatcgcaGAAAAGCCAACACACCAAGAAGATCCATTGCACCAAGATCGCACACAGCTGTCCTACGTAACATGCGCGAAAAGTTTTATGCCTTCAGAAAACCCACATTCCACAGAAGATACTGAAATGTCGGATCCAGTACCTGTTGAAAGTCCAATTTCGTCCGAAGACAACACACACTCTGAAGATCCGAAGACCAATGATTGCACAAAGCCTGTGGAAGTCTCAATACCGATAAATGACGATTCAATCCCTCTTAACCCTTCTTCCTCATCTGATACCAACAAAACGTATTTAATTGTTTGCCTGAAGAATGGTTTCGAATATCTTTCGAAAACGCATGATGGCACACTTTCACTTTACAAGGTTTGA